Genomic window (Achromobacter sp. B7):
ATGGACGCCCGCCAGGGCATCAACTCGTATTCGTCCTGGTTCGCCAACGACCACGACATGAGCGGCGACTACTTCGGCTACGACGGCCCGTGCCCGCCCTGGAACGATTCCATCGTCCACCGCTACGTGTTCACGCTGTATGCGCTGGACGTCCAGAGCCTGAACCTGAACGGTTCATTCACCGGCGAAGACGCGCTGCGCGCCATGCAAAAGCACGTGCTGGCGCAGGCTTCGGTCACGGGCACCTACACGCTGAACCCGCGGCTGGCGCCTAAACAGATCGGCGCAACGTCAGCGACCTGACGCCGTTGCAAAAACCAAAAGGGCCGCGGTTGAGTGCGGCCCTTTTTTTATGCGGCGCCTTGCATGAATCTTGTTCAAGTCGGTATGAGCGCGATTTCCCGCCGTCAGCCTGTGCCGTGGTTTTCGCGCCCGTCGGCCGAAAATTGCCTGCCTTCGGCGCATTTTGGCGGCAATTGATTCTGGTTGACGCGGTAAACTACGCAAATTCTTCGGGTTTACCCACCCGACACTGCTTTCTCCTCTCTTACCGCCTCAGGAATCCCCCGTCATGTTTGACCGCAACCTTACCTTGTCCAAGGCTGACCCGGACGTTTGGGCCGCCATCCAGAAGGAAGACGTTCGCCAAGAGCAGCACATCGAGCTGATCGCTTCGGAGAACTACGCCAGCCCGGCCGTCATGGAAGCCCAAGGCACGCAGCTCACGAACAAGTACGCCGAAGGCTACCCGGGCAAGCGTTACTACGGCGGTTGCGAATACGTGGATGTGGTCGAGCAACTGGCTATCGACCGCCTGAAGCAGATTTTTGGCGCTGAAGCCGCCAACGTACAACCGAACTCCGGCTCGCAAGCGAACCAGGGCGTGTACATGGCCGTGCTCAAGCCGGGCGACACCGTGCTGGGCATGAGCCTGGCTGAAGGCGGCCACCTGACGCACGGCGCCTCGGTCAACGCTTCCGGCAAGCTGTACAACTTCATCTCGTACGGCCTGGACGAAAATGAAGTCCTGAACTACGCGCAAGTCGAGCAGCTGGCCAAGGAACACAAGCCCAAGCTGATCGTGGCCGGCGCGTCGGCATACGCCCTGCACATCGACTTCGAACGCATGGCCCGCATCGCCCGCGAAAACGGCGCGCTGTTCATGGTCGACATCGCCCACTACGCGGGCCTGGTCGCCGGCGGCGCCTATCCCAATCCGGTTCCCCATGCCGACTTCGTCACGTCGACCACGCACAAGTCGCTGCGCGGCCCGCGCGGTGGCGTCATCATGATGAAGGCCGAGCACGAGAAGATCATCAATTCGGCCATCTTCCCCGGCATTCAAGGCGGCCCGCTGATGCACGTCATCGCCGGCAAGGCAGTGGCCTTCAAGGAAGCGCTGGAACCCGGCTTCAAGGACTACGCGCAACAAGTGGTCAAGAACGCCAAGGTGCTGGCCGACACGCTGGTCAAGCGCGGTTTGCGCATCGTGTCCGGCCGTACAGAAAGCCACGTCATGTTGGTCGACCTGCGCTCCAAGGGCATCACCGGCAAGGAAGCGGAAGCCGTGCTGGGCCAGGCCCACATCACGGTCAACAAGAACGCCATCCCGAACGACCCGGAAAAGCCCTTCGTGACCAGCGGCATCCGCCTGGGCACCCCGGCCATGACCACGCGCGGTTTCACTGAAGCCGACGCCGAACTCACCGCCAACCTGATCGCCGACGTGCTGGACAACCCGCGCGACGAAGCCAACATCGCCGCCGTGCGCGCCCGCGTCAACGAGTTGACCTCGCGCCTGCCCGTGTACGGCAAGCGTTAAGCCATACGCGGTAAGCAATCAGCCTGCGTGGTTTGCCGCGCGGGCGACGGATAAAGGGACGGCCCCGCAAGGCGCCGTCCCTTTGCTTTGCGCGGCACTGCGGTATCCTCGCGCCATTCATCGAAAATATTAGGGACAAATTAATCCCTGTCGGCGCTTCCCATGGGCGCGTCGTTACAATATGCTCAAATTTTGCCATTCGTGCCTATAGGGAACACACATGCGGTGTCCATTTTGCGGCAATGCCGAAACGCAGGTCGTCGACAGCCGGGTGTCGGAAGAGGGCGACGCCATCCGTCGCCGCCGCCGTTGCCTGTCCTGTGACAAGCGATTCACCACCTACGAACGGGTGGAACTTGCCATGCCTTCCATCGTGAAGCGCAATGGCAGCCGCAGCGACTACGATCCCGTCAAGCTGCGCGCCAGCCTGAGCCTGGCCCTGCGCAAGCGACCCGTCAGTACTGAAGACGTGGACGCCGCGGTCGCACGCATCGAAGAGCAATTGCTGGCCAGCGGGCTACGCGAAGTGCCGTCGGAACATATCGGCGAGCTGGTCATGAACGAACTGCGCAAGCTGGATAAGGTGGCGTACGTTCGCTTTGCCTCGGTCTACAAAAGCTTCGAGGACATCGGCGAATTCGTCGAGGCCATCCGTGAAATGCAGGGGCCACTGCTGCCAGGCAAGTTGCGCAAGGAATAAGTCGACGTTCGCAGGCCGGCGTTGTCGGGCGGTGGCGATATGGCGGTGAAACAGCGGCGCTTCGGCGCCGCTATTGCATGGGCGCCGAACGCGCCAGGCTGGGGGATTGGGGCTGAAATTTGCGCCAAACGCGGCGCATGTGCTGGGCAGATCCGAACCCGGATTTTTCGGCCACACGCTCCAGGTCCAGCCGGGTTTCACGCAGCAAGTCGCGCGCCAGCGCCACCCGGATCTGGTACAGGTAATCCATCGGTGTGCAGCCGGCATGCTCACGGAACAGCCGGGTAAGGTGCCGAGGGCTGGTGTACGCCTGGTCCGCCAACGATTGCGCGGACCATGGCGCGGCGGGATCGCGAATCACCGCGTCCTGCACGCGGTGCACGGTGGGGTGCATGTGGCTGCGGTGTTCCAGCCATGGCGACAGCGCGGTATCGGTGCCCGCGCGGCGCTGGTAGACGACCATCTCGCGCGCGACCTCGCTGGCCACGCGCGGCCCGCAGTGACGCGCGACCATATGCAGCGCCAGGTCGATGCCGGCGGTGATGCCCGCGCTGCTGACCAGGTTGCCGTCTTCGATGAAGATGCGGTTGTCATGCACGCGGGCGCTGGGATCAATACTGCTCAGTTGCGCCAGGCATGAGTGGTGGGTGGTGCAGTCGCGCTGGCGGGTCAGCCCCGCCGAGGCCGCAAACAGCGCGCCCGCGCACACCGTCATCAGCGTGAAGCCGTCGGCGGGATGGCGGACGGCCAGCCACTTGATGATGGCGTGCGCGTCGGGGTCCTCCAGACGGGTGTGTTGGCCGACCACGCCCGAAATAATGACCAGCGCATTGGCTGGCAGCGTCGCCGGCAGTGGCCGGATGCGGGCCAGATGCAAGCCCGTAATCCCACTTTCCACTTCCGGTGAGGGTCCGCAAAAGTGCTGTTCGAACGTACCCGGGCACAGCTTGTTGGCCACGCGGAACGCTTCCGCCGGCCCCGCCAGGTCCAGGAGAACAATGCCGCGCGGTAGAACGAAATACACCGGAATCATGGGTGCCCTGCCTCGTTTCAGCCCGCCAGCGCGTCCGCTGCCCGCGCAATGCGCGCGAAGCGGCCGTTCAGTACCAGTTCGGTATGGTCGCGAATCTCGGCCGGGCTGTAATGCTTGCCCGAAGGGCTTTGCATCGCGAAGGTCAGCGTGGCGTCCGTCGGAAACACCACTTTGAAACCCGCATCGCTGGCGTGGCGCGAGGTGGTTTCGCAGCATTGTTCGGTGCGGATGCCGCTGACGATGACGCCTTCCACCCCGTTTTCACGCAACCAATCGTGCAGCGTTGCGCCGTTGGCATCAACCGCAAACAGCGACGAATGCACGGTTTTGTGGAAAACGGCCGTGGGCGAAATGCGGAGCTCGGCAAGCGTTTTGACTTGTCCCGAAGCCAGCGAGAAGGGGTTGGAGGCGTCGTCCGACGGGCTTTTGTGAAACACCTGCAGCACCGGAATGTCTTTGGCGCGCGCCGAATCGATCAGGCCTTGGAGCTGCGTCACGAACGCGGGGTACTCGGTTTCGTCCCAAAACGGACGTTGCCGAAAAGACTCTTGGACGTCGATGACGATCAGTGCTTGTTTCATGGTCCGGCCTCCAGGCCTAGGGTTTTTGAGGGGGTAGCGGTATTCTGCGACGCCTTGCGGCGCCCGGCGAGCCATTCCCGGGCCAGTTATCGGCCCAAAACGGACATTCCTGTCGCGAGGTCCGTGGCAGCAGCTTACCCCTATCCGCGGCCTGCCGGAACGACCGCATGCGCGTCGCCGGACATACAATTCCGCCATGACACACCCAAGCGAATCCGACGATATTTCCTGGATGCGCCGCGCCCTGGCGCTGGCCGAAAGCGTGCTTTACACCACCGCGCCGAACCCGCGCGTAGGCTGCGTCATCGTGCGCGATGGGCAAGTGCTGGGAGAGGGCGCTACGCAGCCTCCAGGCGGCCCTCATGCCGAAATCGGCGCGTTGCGTGACGCCAAGGCGCGTGGCCACGACGTAACAGGCGCCACGATCTACGTCACGCTTGAGCCCTGCAGCCATTTCGGGCGCACACCGCCTTGTGTTGACGCCGTGCTGGCGGCCCGGCCGGCGCGCGTGGTCGTCGCCATCGGCGACCCCAACCCGCTGGTCAACGGACAGGGGCTGGCGCGCTTGCGCGCCGCCGGCATCCACGTGACGACGGGCGTGTGCGTTCAAGAAGCGCTTGCGTTGAATGCCGGTTTTATTTCGCGCATGAGCCGCGGCTTGCCCTGGGTGTGGATGAAGATGGCGGCGTCGCTGGATGGGCGCAGCGCGCTGCATAACGGGATGTCGCAATGGATTACCGGCCCGCAAGCCCGTGCGGATGGCCACCGGTGGCGCGCGCGCAGTTGCGTCGTGCTGACCGGGATGGGCACCGTGTTGAAAGACAATCCGCTGCTGAACGTGCGCGACGTCGACACACCGCGCCAGCCGCGCAAAGCCGTCGTTGATGGCCAATTTGCCATTCCCGAAGATGCCCGCCTGTTCGATGGGGGGCCAGTGATTCTGTTCACCGCGCGCGAAGATGCCGCCAAGGCCTCACGGCTGGCCGACAAGAACGCGCGCGTCATCCACATGCCGGGGGCCGTGCCGGGTCGCGTGGACCTTGGCGGCATGATGCGCTGGTTCGCGCAAGCAGAGTTCAACGAAGTTCACGTCGAGGCTGGTGCAGGCCTGAGCGGCGCGTTGGTCGGCGCGGGCTGCGTCGACGAATTGCTGTTGTATCTGGCGCCTGTCCTGCTTGGCGACGCGGCGGGCATGGTCCGTTTGCCCATGCTTGAGCACTTGGATGCCGCGCACCGCTACGAATTTATCGACAGCGTCATGGTGGGCGCGGACCTGCGTTTGCGTGCTCGCGTGCAAGCCACTTGGCGCGAGCTGATGCAGCGCGTGGCGTTGCCGACGTCGGTTTGATGCGGTCTTGGTTTGAACATCGTCGCACGTTCAAGGCAAGGTGCTAGCACTCGTCACAGGCGGCTGCCAATCGCGTTTTTCACGACGCATTGACGATGCTTTGCGTCGTTTCCGGCACGGCAATTGCGGCAAAGTTTGCGACTGTTTGCTCGCTCCTTTGCTTGCTGAAAACCCGCATTACGATTTTGATCATTACGCCAAATGAATTGCCACAAAACCGTCAATTGGCTTTAGCATAGACACATGACTTGGCGCTTCCTGCCTGCGGCCATCACCGCAAAGTGCTATGCGCCCACGTCACCACGGATTCCCGTGCCGCAGTATCGGCGCTGTTTCATAACCGACCGGCACGCTGCTGAATGAAGCGCAACGCGCTCTTCAGAACGTTCGCCGCCATCGCATGGCGGACGCATCGAGCTACTGCTCGAATCATAAGAATCCACCGGGATATCGCTCATCCCTTCAAATCATTGCCGTCCATTTCATGTGCGGTCGCACCACGCATGGCTGCCATAGCAATATGCTGAAGATGAGCGAGTTAACTTATTCACGTAAGTTGCATTCCCTGACGGAACTTGTGTCAGGCGCTTGCAGCCTAACTGGAAAGGGTCCGACCGTGCTTCATGGTTGATGTGTGGCGAAAGCAACATAACAACTGGCCGAAAACGCCAAACGCGAGATTGACTGGTAAAGCGTCGGCACTTAGGCACAATGGGGACACGTAGGCGTAGTGAATTTTTCGCGTGTTGTAGGAGGTTTCCGTGCAAAACATCGTCGAAGGCTTCAAGTCGCAGTATGCAAGAGAGCAGGAGTCAGAGCTTTCTCTTGAGGAATATCTGAACCTCGCCAAACGTGATCCCATGGCGTATGCCAGCCCCGCTGAGCGCATGCTGGCGGCGATCGGCGAACCCGAAGTCGTGGATACGCGCAACGACCCACGTCTTTCCCGTTTGTTTTCCAACCGGACCATCCGGCGCTATCCGGCGTTTCAGGAGTTCTACGGCATGGAGGACGTGATCGGTCAGATCGTCGCGTTCTTCAAACACGCCGCGCAAGGGCTGGAAGAGCGCAAGCAAATCCTTTATCTGCTGGGCCCCGTCGGTGGCGGTAAGTCGTCCATCGCCGAACGTCTGAAGGCCCTGATGGAAAGCTATCCCATCTATGCCCTGAAGGGTTCCCCCGTCAATGAATCGCCGCTGGGCTTGTTCCATCCGGAACGCTTTGGCGACACGCTTGAAAAGGAATACGGCATTCCGCGCCGGTACCTGACGGGCATCATGTCGCCGTGGGCGGTCAAGCGGCTGAAGGAGTTCGACGGCGACATCTCGCAATTCCGTGTCGTGCGCTTGAACCCGTCGGTGTTGCGTCAAGTGGCCATCGCCAAGACCGAACCGGGCGACGAAAACAACCAGGACATTTCCTCGCTGGTCGGCAAGGTCGACATCCGCAAGCTGGATCGACATTCGCAAGACGACCCGGACGCTTACAGCTACTCCGGCGGCTTGTGCCTGGCGAACCAGGGGCTGCTGGAATTCGTCGAAATGTTCAAGGCCCCGATCAAGATGCTGCACCCGCTGCTGACGGCCACGCAGGAAGGCAACTTCAAGGGCACCGAAGGCTTTTCCGCGATTCCGTTCAACGGCACGATCCTGGCCCACTCGAACGAATCCGAATGGCAGACCTTCCGCAACAACAAGCACAACGAAGCGTTCCTTGATCGTATCTATATCGTCAAGGTGCCGTACTGCTTGCAGGTGTCTGAAGAAGTCCGCATCTACGAAAAGCTGTTGCATCACAGCTCGTTGTCGGCCGCACCGTGCGCGCCGGGAACGCTGGATATGATGGCCCAGTTCTCGGTGCTGACGCGTCTGAAGGAACCTGAAAACTCCAGCATCTATTCCAAGTTGCGCGTCTATGACGGCGAAAGCCTGAAAGACGTGGACCCCAAGGCCAAGGCGCTGCAAGAGTACAAGGACTACGCGGGCACCGATGAAGGCATGAATGGGGTGTCGACGCGTTTCGCGTACAAGATCCTGTCCAGCGTCTTCAACTATGACCAGACCGAGGTAGCGGCCAACCCCGTGCATCTGATGTATGTGCTTGAGCAACGTATCGGGCGCGAAGACTATCCGGAAGAAATTCGCCGTCGCTATCTTGAATTCATCAAGGGGTTCCTGGCGCCGCGTTATGCGGAATTCATCGGCAAGGAAATCCAGACCGCCTATCTTGAGTCGTATTCGGAGTACGGCCAGAACATCTTTGACCGCTACGTCACGTTTGCCGACTGCTGGATTCAGGACGAAGAATTCCGTGATCCGGAAACGGGCGAAAGCTTCGATCGCAGCGCGTTGAACGACGAGCTGGAAAAGATCGAGAAGCCGGCAGGTATTGCGAACCCGAAGGACTTCCGCAACGAGATCGTGAACTTCGTGCTGCGGGCGCGCGCCAATAACAATGGCCGCAACCCGACCTGGACCAGCTATGAAAAGCTGCGCGAAGTGATCGAGAAGAAGATGTTCTCGAATACGGAAGATCTGCTGCCAGTGATTTCGTTCAACGCCAAGGCTTCGGCCGAGGACAAAACGAAACACCAGAGCTTTGTGGATCGCATGGTGGAAAAGGGCTACACGGAAAAGCAGGTCAGGCTGCTGTGCGAGTGGTACCTCCGAGTGAGGAAGTCTTCCTGAGCGAGGTGAATCATGAATTCACTGATCGATCGCCGTCTTAACGGGCGCAATAAAAGCGCCGTCAACCGCGAGCGTTTTTTGCGGCGCTACAAGGACCAGATCCGCAAGGCGGTTCACGGGATGATCCGTGACCGCTCCATTCAGGATATGGATCAAGGCGGAGAGATCAACCTGCCCGCCCGGGATATTTCCGAGCCGACTTTCCGGCACGGATCGGGCGGTGACCGCGAAATGGTCCACCCTGGCAATCGCGAGTTTGCCAAGGGTGACACCATCGACCGGCCGCAGGGAGGCCAAGGCGAGGGTGGGTCCGAGCCGGGCGAAGGGGAATCGGTCGACCAATTTACCTTCAGCCTGTCGCGGGCCGAGTTTCTGAATCTGTTCTTCGAGGACCTGGAACTGCCGCATCTGGCGCGCAACCAGTTGGGCGAAGTCAGCCAAAAGAAGTGGCAGCGCGCGGGCTACACCACGACCGGTTCGCCCAGCATGTTGAGCATCAGCCGTACGCTCAAGTCATCGCTGGCCCGTCGGGTTTCACTGAACGTAAAAGCCCGCGCCGATCTCGAAGACGCGGAAAAGGCCTTGGCCGATGCGCGCGCGGCGGGTGCGCCCACCGCGACGATCCGCACGCTGGAGCAGGACGTCGAAGACTGCCGCGAGCGCCTTGCCCGTGTTCCGTTCCTGGATGACCTTGACCTGCGCTATCGCAATCGCGTGTCCGTGGCCATCCCGATGGCGCGCGCAGTCATGTTCTGCCTGATGGACGTGTCCGGTTCCATGGACGAAGGCAAGAAGGACCTGGCCAAGCGCTTCTTCACGCTGCTGTATCTGTTCCTGTCGCGCAAGTACGAACACGTGGACCTGGTTTTCATCCGCCACACCGACAACGCCGAGGAAGTCGATGAGCAGACCTTCTTCTACGACCCCAAGAGCGGCGGCACCATTGTGTTGTCGGCATTGGAACTGATGCGCGAAATTCTGGAAAAGCGCTATCCGCCTTCGGCGTGGAACGTGTACGCGGCGCAAGCCAGTGACGGCGATTCGTTTGGCGCCGACGCGGGTAAAAGCGCGCGCTTCCTGGCGGAACACTTGCTGCCGTCGACACGGTATTTCGCCTATATCGAAATTCCCGACTCGCAAGAGGCTCGCAAGAGCAGCCTGTGGGCCGAGTATGAACAGAAGCTGGAGCCGCATTTCGTTATGCGGCGCATCTGCGATCGCGGCGAAATCTTTCCCGTGTTCCATGACCTGTTCAAGAAGGAAACCGCATGAATGCCATCGTGGGTGCTCTCGTGGAGCCGAAATCGGCCGCCGGGGCTCGGCCGATTTCCCAAGGTTCCGAATGGACGTTCGAACTGATCCAGTCCTATGACGACGCGATTTCCAAGGTCGCGGCCGAGTACGGCCTGGATACGTATCCGAACCAGATCGAGGTGATTACCTCGGAACAAATGCTGGACGCCTATGCGTCGGCCGGCCTGCCCATCGGCTATCCGCACTGGTCGTACGGCAAGGAATTCATCCGCAACGAGCAATACTATCGGCGCGGCATGCAGGGCCTGGCTTACGAAATCGTCATCAACTCCAACCCCTGCATCTCGTACCTCATGGAAGAAAACTCCATGACGATGCAGGCCCTGGTGATTGCGCACGCCTGCTACGGTCACAACTCGTTCTTCAAGGGCAATTACCTGTTCCGGCAATGGACCGACGCCGATGGCGTGCTGGACTATCTGGTGTTCGCGCGCAAGTATGTGATGTCGTGTGAAGACCGCTACGGCATCGACGCCGTCGAGGCGCTGCTGGATTCCTGCCACGCGCTGTCCCACCACGGGGTTGATCGCTACAAGCGTCCGGCGCCCATGTCGCTGAAGGAAGAGGCCGCGCGCCAAGCCGAGCGTAAGGAACATGCGCGGCTGCAATACAACGACCTGTGGCGCACCTTGCCTCGCTTGGAAACGGACAAGGACACGCGCACGGAAACGCCCGCGTTCCCCCCCGAGCCCGAAGAGAACTTGCTGTACTTCATTGAGAAGTACTCGCCCAAGCTGGCGCCGTGGCAGAAAGAGCTGGTGCGTATCGTGCGCAAGATCGCCCAGTACTTCTACCCGCAGACGCAGACCAAGGTCATGAACGAAGGGTGGGCCACGTTCTGGCACTACACGATCCTGAACCGCTTGCATGAAAAAGGACTGGTCAACGACGGCTTCATGATGGAGTTTCTGCAAAGCCATACCAACGTGGTCAGCCAGCGCGGCTTCGACGAGCGGGGTTATGGCGGCATCAACCCGTACGCGCTGGGCTTTGCCATGATGACGGACATCCGCCGCATCTGCGAAGCCCCCACCGACGAGGACCGCCGCTGGTTCCCCGACATCGCGGGCGGCGACTGGCAAAAAACGTTGGACTTCGCCATGCGCAACTTCAAGGACGAGTCCTTCATTTCGCAGTACCTGTCGCCGCGCCTGATCCGGGAGTTCCGCTTCTTTGCCATCTCGGATCATCAAGCCAACCCGAAGCTGGAAGTGGCTGCCATCCACAACGACGAAGGCTATCGCGACATCCGCCGGCTGTTGGCCGCGCAGCACAATCGCGACAACCAGGTGCCCGATATCCAGGTGGTTCGCTTCAATCGCGATTCGGACCGTTCCTTGGTGCTGCGGCATTTGAAAAGCCGTGGCCGCCCCTTGGCCGGGGATGACGCCGAGCAGGTGATGAAGCATCTGGCGCGCCTGTGGGGCTTCAAGGTCCGCCTTGAAGAGACTGAGCCGGACGGCACCGTCAGCTCTTACCGCGAACAGGAACCGCCCGCCGCGCACTAAAGGCCGGGACGCACCACGGCGAACGTGTGGTGCGTCCCCGTTTCTTCCCTGGCTTGCCTCGCTACTTCGAAACCTGCTAGAATCGCGGATTCGCAATTTTCGCAGCGTCTTTTTGGCTGCCGAAAAGTGTCGATTAGGACAGGTGGCCGAGCGGTTGAAGGCGCACGCCTGGAAAGCGTGTATACGTCAAAAGCGTATCGGGGGTTCGAATCCCCCTCTGTCCGCCAAGAATACTGATGGCAAGGCAATTGCCCTCCACGTTGTACCGATCCGATCGGTGCGTATGAAATACATAAGGCCCTCGACTTCGATGAAGTCGGGGGCCTTTTTGTATTGCGGGCGGCTGTGCGGCTACAGGTAGCGCAACGTGAACGTCACCGAACCATCAAGCGGGATTTCCTTGGACGTCGGCAAAGCCGCGGTTCTGTTCAGCACGGGTATCACCGCCAGGCGTCACGGACGCGGTCGTGATTGGCATGGCGGAGGCGTCTTTGCCGAATGAGTACTCATCCGTGGGATTCAAGTTGATGGTGTCCACGGCCGATTGAACCGGCCAGCTTGTGCTGCCGCTGGGACGGGATAGAACCATGGACGTGCTCAGGAAGGGCGGAACGCCATCAACAACAGTGGCCTGGGGGCGCACCAGCAGTACGACGGCGCCGATCTTGACATCATCGATACGGCCGAGCCCCCAAGCATGGGGTGCGCCGTTCACCGGGTTTTGATAAGGCCAGGGCATGCCGGCGGCGCTGGCTTCCTGATGCGTAATGGCACTGTCAGGACGGTTTTCATGGACCGTGAACGCGACGCGCGTCGGGCCGCCACAAACGATTTCCAAGCGGGGGCGCTCTTCGGGCAGCAACGTGCCGTTGTGGTTCAGGCTTTGAAACGGCAACGTGCCGAAATCGATGGCACCCCCTCCGCCAACCCCCAAATTGCAAGCTGGCGGAGTGAGTTGACCGGCGATGACCAGGTTCGCTTGGCCGGTCGCGGCATGCGTGCTGCTTGCAGCGGCCAGGGCCAAGCAGGCGAAAAGACGTGGTGCGGTTGTCATCCTGTCAGCAAACATGGTCACGATCGTGCGTATGCCACTGGAACGTATTCACAGGTAACGCAAAGTGAACGTGATCGACCCATCCAACGGAATTTCGTTCGCGGACGGCAAGGTCGCCGGTTGGGCGATCATGGGCGTGAGCCCCATTGTCAATTGCGCGTTCGTAATCGGGACGGCGGGGCCGCCAATCGGGCCGAACGAGTATTCGAGGTCAGGGCTGAGGTTCAGGGAGTAATGCGACGACGCCAACGACCAGCTACTGCTGCCCGTGGGGCGTGCAAGGACCTTCTGCGCACCGGCCGTGGTCAGCAGCACGCCATCGACCGTGGTGGTAGCGGGGGTGATCAGCCCGATCAAGGCGCCGGTCTTGATTTTTTGGCCGTCCGCAAAGCCCAGGCCCCAGGAATACTTGCTGCCGTTTTCGGGGTTTTGGTACGGCCAGTTCAGGTTCGGGGCCTCCTGGATCGTGATGCCCGAGCCTGCCCGGTTATCCAGCGCGACAACGCTGACGCGCGTGGGCCCGCCGCAGTTGATCTGCAGGGCGGTGTCTTTGCTGCCCAGGTTCGTGCCATTGTTGTCCAAGGCGTTGAACGCGATGACGTCAAAGTCCAGCGTTGCGTTGCCGCCGAAATGAGCATTGCATGCCGGTGGCATGAGTTTGCCCGTCACATTGAGGTCACTATTGCCAGCAGCGTGCGATGCGGCAGCCAGCGTGGCAAAGGCCACGCCGACGAAGAATTGGTTTTTCATGATGAACGTTCCTGATGTGAACAAATGCCGTCCACGGAAGACAGCGAGCGAGCTGGCCCTGGCGTTATGCAATGGCAGCGGCGCTGTGCGGCCGTTGAAGGCCGCACAGCCGGACGCCGCGCTTGTTTTAAGGGTTTGTTCGATTGCGACAGGGCGCCACAGCGCGCCCTATGCAATGCGTTTACAGGTAGACCAGCGAGATCGTGGCGCTGCCATTCAGGTCAATGGCAGTGCTGGTCGGCAGAGCGGCAGCGCGGTTGATCGTCGGGGTGACGGTAAGCGAGCCGGTTACCGAAGCGACCGCTGCCGGCGTGGCGCCGGCGCCCGGCGAACCCAGGAAGAACGCATAGGTGTAATTGGGGCTGATGAACTGCCGCTGTATGGCTTCGGCAAGCCAAGTGCGCTTGTCCGCGCTGTAGAGGACGGTGGCCTTGGTGTCGTCGGCTTGGACGTCGCCTTCCTTGAAACCGAACATGTAGCCGCCGATAGGAATCTGCGTGTCGTCGGCACCGGCAACGGAACCAAGGCCGAAGATGAACGGGTCGTTGATGGTGGCGTTGGTTGAGCCCCACGCATTGACGTTCAACGAGGCCTTCAGAACTTTGCTGCTGGCGCGGTTGTCTACAACGTGCAGGCCCACGCGCGTCTTGCCGTTGCAGGTGATGTTCAGGCCGATGGTCTTGGAATCCAGTTTGGTGCCGTCGTGAGCGAGTGAGTTGAACGCGTGCTCACCGAAGTTCAGTATTCCCCCGCCAGCCAGTTCAAGGTTGCACGAAGGCGGGGTGATGCGGCCGATGATTGTCAGGTCCGCGGTGGGAGCAGCTTGAGCCGAGGCGGCGATCAAAAAGCTTGCGGCGAGAAGGCAACGCAGGGCGGGCAGAGGGCGTACCGAGTGATTCATGACTATCCAATTTCTGGTGGGACAAAGGAATCACTCTAGGAGACAGATGCCTTTTAGGATATAGGCATGAGCCTAATCTTCATTACAGTTGCGTAAACGGCTGCGTTACTATTTGTCCACGTTGGTTTTTCGCTCAACGAGAATCAGTGGAAAATCTGGGCTCTACCGGGGA
Coding sequences:
- a CDS encoding DUF1120 domain-containing protein, giving the protein MNHSVRPLPALRCLLAASFLIAASAQAAPTADLTIIGRITPPSCNLELAGGGILNFGEHAFNSLAHDGTKLDSKTIGLNITCNGKTRVGLHVVDNRASSKVLKASLNVNAWGSTNATINDPFIFGLGSVAGADDTQIPIGGYMFGFKEGDVQADDTKATVLYSADKRTWLAEAIQRQFISPNYTYAFFLGSPGAGATPAAVASVTGSLTVTPTINRAAALPTSTAIDLNGSATISLVYL